A genomic segment from Cyanobium sp. NIES-981 encodes:
- a CDS encoding DUF1501 domain-containing protein, which produces MKRRDFLLTAGLATITPLMLPLLCRSHEEASDKPERIVVLLELKGGNDGLNTVIPYRDPAYQRARPRLAIREGPLLGEDLMLHPALASLMPVLKASRMAFVLGVGWPQPNRSHFKAMDQWATGSASGEGPGWFAAALARKRRSRTLVALGPSGSPALEGSDGLSVQMQPVWQHNPHAGKTRLPAVDPELAGDNAMLRSMLELEASGQAEVLRLLDSLGDLPQGLTIPRGSLGAQVAMALRLIGAPSPPAVIGLEHSGFDTHSQQIPRHNQLLIELADALVCFDAGLRRMNHRPKVALLAISEFGRRLNQNASGGTDHGSASVALLMGDHLPGRIVGRYPSLGDLDARGDLIPHVKPTDLYESAMTSWERLGGLMVL; this is translated from the coding sequence ATGAAACGACGCGACTTCCTGCTTACAGCGGGACTGGCGACCATCACCCCTCTGATGTTGCCCTTGTTGTGCCGGAGCCATGAGGAGGCGTCCGACAAGCCCGAACGGATTGTGGTGCTTCTGGAGCTCAAGGGGGGGAATGATGGGCTCAACACCGTGATTCCATACCGTGATCCCGCCTACCAACGGGCTCGTCCCAGGCTGGCGATTCGCGAGGGTCCATTGCTTGGTGAAGACCTGATGCTGCATCCCGCCCTGGCGTCGCTGATGCCGGTCTTGAAGGCCAGCCGCATGGCCTTTGTCCTCGGGGTCGGTTGGCCCCAGCCCAATCGCAGCCATTTCAAGGCGATGGATCAGTGGGCCACAGGATCTGCTTCTGGAGAGGGACCCGGGTGGTTTGCCGCCGCTCTGGCCCGAAAGCGGAGGTCCAGGACTCTGGTGGCCCTGGGGCCTTCGGGTTCACCGGCCTTGGAGGGCAGCGATGGTCTGAGTGTTCAGATGCAACCGGTTTGGCAGCATAACCCCCATGCTGGCAAAACCCGTCTCCCTGCTGTTGACCCTGAACTTGCCGGCGACAATGCCATGCTACGCAGCATGTTGGAGCTTGAGGCCAGCGGCCAGGCTGAGGTACTAAGGTTATTGGATTCCTTGGGCGATTTACCCCAGGGATTGACCATTCCCCGTGGAAGCTTGGGGGCGCAAGTTGCCATGGCCTTGCGGCTCATCGGCGCTCCCAGCCCGCCGGCGGTGATTGGTCTGGAGCACTCAGGCTTCGATACCCATTCCCAGCAGATCCCCCGTCATAATCAGCTCCTGATAGAGCTGGCCGACGCCTTGGTTTGCTTTGATGCGGGCCTAAGGCGCATGAACCACAGGCCTAAGGTTGCCTTGTTGGCTATCAGTGAGTTTGGACGTCGATTGAATCAGAATGCATCGGGTGGCACGGATCATGGCAGTGCATCGGTGGCATTGTTAATGGGTGATCATCTCCCTGGTCGAATTGTTGGTCGCTATCCATCTCTTGGCGACCTTGATGCTCGTGGTGATTTAATTCCGCATGTAAAGCCAACAGATCTTTATGAATCTGCCATGACGTCTTGGGAGCGCCTTGGAGGCCTCATGGTGCTTTAG
- a CDS encoding DUF1800 family protein yields the protein MSSFSSINCRTLSTVQEKRRCMHAQVQELKQTWLERLAFGPTRRDDALIQLWLGVFPVSLNQLPLERAVLLQGQIDAIRRHLSGTYRDLLGAMLADPALQISLSGHLNNRTNPNENLARELLELFSLGEGHYTENDVIETARALTGYRLVQHRSLVLDPRRHDFGTKTILGRTSGFDLSELVQWLCQQPATARHITRRLWLEIVGPLPSPARLEEIAAGWRQNHLSLPWLISVLERTPEARDGRRQATRLDSPIAMVSRSLALLGSRHPDALRISIHHLRLMGQPLFAPPSVKGWPTNEEWLNLRWLTARRRGLMALLADPEVWASRELPDSLPPGLTAIPPLTIGLPAPATRENIARLWRDPVWQLC from the coding sequence ATGTCCAGTTTCAGTTCCATCAACTGTCGTACGCTTTCTACCGTGCAGGAAAAGCGGCGCTGCATGCATGCGCAGGTTCAGGAGCTGAAACAGACCTGGTTGGAGAGGCTCGCCTTCGGGCCTACCCGCCGCGACGATGCCCTCATCCAGCTCTGGCTTGGGGTTTTCCCCGTGAGCCTGAACCAGCTACCCCTGGAGCGTGCGGTGTTGCTCCAGGGTCAGATCGATGCCATCCGCCGTCACCTCTCGGGAACTTACCGCGATCTGCTAGGTGCCATGCTGGCTGATCCTGCCCTGCAGATCTCCCTCAGCGGCCACCTCAACAACCGAACCAACCCGAACGAAAACCTCGCCCGCGAGCTGCTTGAGCTATTCAGCCTTGGAGAAGGCCACTATACGGAAAACGATGTGATCGAAACAGCTCGGGCCCTTACGGGCTATCGCCTCGTTCAGCACCGTTCACTGGTGCTCGATCCCCGCCGCCACGACTTCGGGACCAAGACGATCCTAGGCCGTACATCGGGCTTTGATTTGTCAGAATTGGTGCAATGGCTCTGCCAACAGCCCGCGACGGCACGTCATATCACTCGCAGGCTGTGGCTAGAGATTGTGGGGCCTCTGCCTTCCCCCGCCCGGCTTGAAGAGATTGCGGCCGGCTGGCGCCAAAACCATCTCTCCTTGCCATGGCTGATCAGTGTCTTGGAGAGAACCCCCGAGGCCAGGGATGGGCGCCGCCAAGCAACCCGCCTTGATTCACCGATTGCCATGGTGAGCCGCAGCCTGGCCCTGCTTGGCAGCCGCCATCCCGATGCGCTCCGCATCAGCATCCATCATCTGCGGCTGATGGGGCAGCCACTGTTCGCGCCGCCTTCGGTGAAAGGATGGCCCACGAATGAAGAGTGGCTGAATCTTCGCTGGCTTACAGCTCGGCGGCGCGGTCTGATGGCACTCCTTGCTGATCCTGAGGTGTGGGCCTCTCGCGAGCTGCCAGACTCGCTACCGCCTGGCCTCACTGCCATCCCTCCCCTCACAATTGGCTTGCCGGCCCCTGCTACACGCGAAAACATCGCCAGGCTATGGAGGGATCCCGTCTGGCAACTCTGCTGA
- a CDS encoding peptidylprolyl isomerase, giving the protein MTTSPSSSTSTPRTNLPEPLSGLPEPAVVELGRGLPWLTLEETNRLIRQQGLAKAVARAWILDELVRAIPLDPEQERQLIRSWVEQQGVKDEEALDRWLLEQRLHRRDLRVLASQAERLRRFQQHRWHDEVEVHYLRRKPDLDQVVYSLLRVQDQTLAEELHQRIAEGEAEFADLASRHSEGQERKSRGLIGPVSLAASHAELSRRLRLGQPGQVWPPFRVAQFWVVLRLEEHLPARLNGETRSRMMGELFEAWLQERVQLLLAGEPLPPLPPMPAASEPLIPPGEPRR; this is encoded by the coding sequence ATGACCACGTCGCCGTCCTCCTCGACTTCCACCCCGCGCACCAACCTGCCGGAGCCGCTATCGGGCCTGCCCGAGCCGGCCGTCGTGGAGCTGGGCCGCGGCCTGCCCTGGCTCACCCTCGAGGAAACCAACCGCCTGATCCGCCAGCAGGGCCTGGCCAAGGCGGTGGCCCGCGCCTGGATCCTCGATGAGCTGGTGCGCGCCATCCCCCTCGATCCCGAGCAGGAGCGCCAGCTGATCCGCAGCTGGGTGGAGCAGCAGGGGGTGAAGGACGAGGAGGCCCTCGACCGCTGGCTGCTGGAGCAGCGTCTGCACCGCCGTGATCTGCGCGTGCTCGCCAGCCAGGCCGAGCGTCTGCGCCGGTTCCAGCAGCACCGCTGGCACGATGAGGTGGAGGTGCACTACCTGCGTCGCAAGCCCGACCTCGACCAAGTGGTCTACTCCCTGTTGCGGGTGCAGGACCAGACCCTGGCCGAGGAGCTGCACCAGCGCATTGCCGAGGGGGAAGCCGAGTTTGCCGATCTGGCCAGCCGACACTCCGAGGGCCAGGAGCGGAAGAGCCGGGGGCTGATCGGCCCCGTTTCCCTGGCCGCCTCCCACGCCGAGCTCTCACGCCGTCTGAGGCTCGGACAACCCGGCCAGGTGTGGCCACCTTTCCGCGTTGCCCAGTTCTGGGTTGTGCTGCGGCTGGAGGAACACCTGCCGGCGCGCTTGAACGGCGAAACCCGCTCCCGCATGATGGGGGAACTTTTCGAGGCCTGGCTACAGGAACGGGTTCAGCTGCTGCTGGCTGGTGAGCCCCTCCCGCCCCTGCCTCCGATGCCGGCCGCCTCCGAGCCGCTGATTCCACCGGGAGAGCCCCGCCGCTGA
- a CDS encoding class I SAM-dependent methyltransferase yields the protein METYRDLGTFQTHLARLLAQGRSLGDCVQLTEALGIIEPFTHRHIPPDGVQILGSNYRETLMANDLLSRNRGELCVLEKAYGSLEALASLDIYLVEYFTGFAAWMRQHADADRLTLSEFLEGIEANFDDVVHQDLCALTYADQAFDLVLCNELFEHVYDLGQAFHEIARVLRAGGRLLATCPMAFGQKEHIVKAQRNRETGELELFGVAETHGDPLRPEEGSLVYQIPGWAMLDELRAAGFSDVMLHHVTSWKHGVLGSDLPGVLVLEAIR from the coding sequence GTGGAGACCTACCGCGACCTCGGAACCTTCCAGACCCACCTGGCGCGGCTGCTGGCCCAGGGGCGGAGCCTGGGAGACTGCGTGCAGCTCACTGAAGCCCTGGGAATCATCGAGCCGTTCACCCACCGGCACATTCCACCCGATGGGGTCCAGATCCTTGGCAGCAACTATCGCGAAACGCTGATGGCCAACGATCTGCTCAGCCGCAATCGCGGCGAGCTGTGCGTGCTCGAGAAAGCCTATGGCTCCCTGGAGGCCCTCGCTTCGCTCGATATCTACCTAGTGGAATACTTCACTGGCTTTGCTGCATGGATGCGGCAGCATGCAGATGCCGATCGCCTCACCTTGAGCGAGTTTCTCGAGGGAATTGAAGCCAACTTCGACGACGTTGTCCACCAGGACCTCTGCGCTCTGACGTATGCCGACCAGGCCTTTGACCTGGTGCTCTGCAACGAGCTTTTCGAGCATGTCTATGATCTCGGGCAGGCTTTCCACGAAATCGCCCGTGTCCTGCGCGCCGGCGGCAGGCTGTTGGCCACCTGCCCGATGGCCTTCGGCCAGAAGGAGCATATCGTGAAGGCGCAGCGCAACCGGGAGACCGGGGAACTGGAGCTGTTCGGTGTCGCCGAAACCCATGGCGATCCGCTCCGTCCGGAAGAGGGTTCCCTGGTGTACCAGATCCCCGGCTGGGCCATGCTCGATGAGCTGCGCGCGGCAGGGTTCAGCGATGTGATGCTCCATCACGTCACCAGCTGGAAGCACGGTGTGCTCGGTTCCGATCTGCCGGGCGTTCTGGTGCTGGAAGCGATCCGCTAG
- a CDS encoding glycosyltransferase: MPMAAETATEAISGLSEPLATELEPLRRGPYLGRLEGFLEAGGVGGWALRWPAEPEQGPTPLRLSLSLEDLLDPSRRWTLADLVAQRPRPDLHASGITEACGFLFLGHSGMELPPASNGLVLRAFFDEARRHELPGSPLRLDAEAYARLNELCRLGLGRPACLAGLEGLDVRGWASGSEQLQLRIDRGAPLPITPPEPLPAGEWPFQIPLAASLCDGNLHHLALETTAGELVDERLEILPFQLTPWSVLLEHSRPPFPDHLSPLAAERLRSLQAWLDRADREALPLPAQLPLWQRLLSQPLRRDGSAGPQALPAGHEPGPDGNPVAREPLELPLSTTPRASVIVPVHNQYAITRRCLAALAYAPTAIPFELIVVDDGSSDGTAELLEREAPGVRVVRHEYARGFNQACCSGTAAARGEVIVLLNNDTEPCAHWLDELLKMFELWPDTGLAGAQLIFANGQLQEAGGIVWGNGEPWNYGRGGNPRDPRYSYSREVDYVSGAALAIPRDLWIQVGGFSPEFSPAYYEDTDLAFKVRQAGRRVRYAPLARVVHHEGISNGSDTQASEGLKQYQEINGPRFRTKWAAAFLGPDEPNLHEADTIKDRGISGRALFLDHDTPRPDRDAGSHAAVVEMQLVQSLGWKITFLPANLAWLGSYSEDLQRQGIELIHAPFVLSLEQFLQERGSEFELIYITRYAIAAAALPLIERHAPQARLLFCNADLHHLRELRAVRAAALEGEEAERALAQVREVQRLELEVMQRVHLTLSYSEVERAVIEVESLGTAATAPCPWVVAGPEQPAPLAERSGLSFVGSYGHQPNAEAVAGFLAEVWPQLHERHPELRLHLYGSGMPPALAETWGSIAGVEVEGWVADIATVYDRHRVFIAPLRSGAGLKGKVAAAAAHGIPQVLSPLAAEATGLRDGQEILIARGPDDWLAALDRLLGDDGGWEEMSQAAFRYARTTWSRERGIAMMAEALERLGLAQKPSASPRTP, from the coding sequence ATGCCGATGGCCGCGGAGACGGCTACTGAAGCCATTTCCGGGCTCTCCGAACCCCTCGCCACCGAACTGGAGCCCCTGCGCCGCGGGCCCTACCTGGGGCGCCTGGAGGGCTTCCTTGAGGCGGGTGGGGTTGGTGGCTGGGCGCTCCGCTGGCCTGCCGAGCCCGAGCAAGGGCCCACCCCGCTTCGGCTCAGCCTCAGCCTCGAGGATCTGCTCGATCCCAGCCGCCGCTGGACCCTGGCCGACCTTGTGGCCCAGAGGCCCCGGCCCGATCTGCATGCCAGCGGCATCACCGAGGCCTGCGGGTTCCTGTTCCTCGGGCACTCCGGCATGGAGCTGCCACCAGCCAGCAACGGGCTTGTGCTGCGGGCCTTCTTTGACGAGGCCCGGCGCCATGAGCTCCCCGGCAGCCCCCTGCGCCTCGATGCCGAGGCCTACGCGCGCCTCAACGAACTCTGCCGGCTGGGCCTGGGGCGGCCGGCTTGCCTGGCCGGCCTCGAGGGCCTCGACGTGCGGGGCTGGGCGAGCGGATCGGAGCAGCTGCAGCTGCGGATCGACAGGGGCGCACCGCTGCCGATCACGCCGCCGGAGCCGCTTCCTGCCGGTGAGTGGCCCTTCCAGATCCCCCTGGCCGCCTCCCTCTGCGACGGCAACCTGCACCACCTGGCGTTGGAGACCACAGCCGGGGAGCTGGTGGATGAACGCCTCGAGATCCTTCCCTTCCAGCTCACCCCGTGGTCGGTGCTGCTCGAGCACAGCCGCCCTCCCTTTCCCGATCACCTCTCACCGCTGGCCGCCGAGCGCCTGCGCAGCCTGCAGGCCTGGCTCGACCGGGCCGACCGTGAAGCCCTGCCGCTGCCCGCCCAACTGCCCCTCTGGCAGCGCCTGCTCAGCCAGCCGCTGCGACGGGATGGCAGCGCCGGCCCCCAGGCCCTGCCCGCCGGCCACGAGCCCGGACCGGACGGCAACCCGGTAGCGCGCGAGCCGCTTGAGCTGCCGCTGAGCACCACGCCCCGCGCCTCGGTGATCGTGCCCGTGCACAACCAGTACGCCATCACCCGGCGCTGTCTGGCTGCCCTCGCCTACGCCCCCACCGCCATTCCCTTCGAATTGATCGTGGTGGACGACGGCTCCAGCGACGGCACCGCCGAGCTCCTGGAACGGGAAGCTCCCGGCGTGCGGGTGGTGCGCCATGAGTATGCCCGCGGTTTCAACCAGGCCTGCTGCAGTGGTACCGCAGCCGCCCGAGGCGAGGTGATCGTGCTGCTCAACAACGACACCGAACCCTGTGCCCACTGGCTCGATGAGTTGCTGAAGATGTTCGAGCTCTGGCCCGACACCGGCCTGGCGGGAGCTCAACTGATTTTCGCCAACGGTCAGCTGCAGGAGGCCGGCGGCATCGTGTGGGGCAACGGCGAGCCCTGGAACTACGGCCGCGGCGGCAATCCCCGCGACCCTCGCTATTCCTACAGCCGCGAGGTGGACTACGTGAGCGGAGCCGCCCTAGCCATTCCCCGCGATCTCTGGATCCAGGTGGGGGGCTTCTCCCCCGAATTCTCGCCGGCCTACTACGAGGACACCGATCTGGCCTTCAAGGTGCGCCAGGCCGGGCGCCGCGTGCGCTACGCGCCCCTGGCGCGGGTGGTGCACCATGAGGGAATCAGCAACGGCTCCGACACCCAGGCCAGCGAAGGCCTCAAGCAGTATCAGGAGATCAACGGCCCCCGGTTCCGCACCAAATGGGCCGCGGCATTCCTCGGCCCGGACGAACCGAACCTGCACGAGGCCGACACGATCAAGGACCGCGGCATCAGCGGCCGTGCTCTGTTCCTCGATCACGACACCCCCCGTCCCGACCGGGACGCCGGCAGCCATGCCGCCGTGGTGGAGATGCAGCTGGTGCAGTCCCTGGGCTGGAAGATCACCTTCCTGCCCGCCAATCTCGCCTGGCTGGGCAGCTACAGCGAAGACCTGCAGCGCCAGGGAATCGAGCTGATCCATGCACCCTTCGTGCTCAGTCTGGAGCAGTTCCTCCAGGAACGTGGCAGCGAATTCGAGCTGATCTACATCACCCGCTACGCCATCGCAGCCGCCGCCCTGCCCCTGATCGAGCGCCACGCCCCCCAGGCCCGGCTGCTCTTCTGCAACGCCGACCTGCACCATCTCCGCGAGCTGCGGGCCGTGCGGGCCGCGGCCCTTGAGGGGGAGGAGGCCGAACGGGCCCTGGCGCAGGTGCGGGAGGTGCAGCGCCTGGAACTGGAGGTGATGCAACGCGTGCATCTCACCTTGAGCTACTCCGAGGTGGAGCGCGCCGTGATCGAGGTGGAAAGCCTCGGTACGGCGGCCACTGCCCCCTGCCCCTGGGTGGTGGCCGGCCCCGAGCAGCCGGCTCCGCTCGCGGAACGCTCCGGCCTCTCCTTCGTGGGCAGCTACGGCCACCAGCCCAACGCCGAGGCGGTGGCCGGCTTCCTGGCCGAGGTCTGGCCCCAGCTGCACGAGCGGCATCCCGAGCTGCGGCTGCACCTCTACGGCAGCGGCATGCCGCCCGCCCTTGCGGAGACGTGGGGGAGCATCGCCGGGGTGGAAGTGGAGGGCTGGGTGGCGGACATCGCCACGGTCTACGACCGCCACCGCGTGTTCATCGCTCCGCTGCGCAGCGGAGCCGGGCTCAAAGGCAAGGTGGCCGCCGCCGCCGCCCACGGCATTCCCCAGGTGCTCAGCCCCCTGGCGGCGGAAGCCACGGGGCTGCGGGATGGCCAGGAGATCCTGATCGCCCGCGGTCCGGACGACTGGCTGGCGGCGCTTGATCGCCTGCTCGGCGACGATGGCGGATGGGAGGAGATGAGCCAGGCCGCCTTCCGCTACGCCCGCACCACCTGGAGCCGCGAGCGCGGCATCGCCATGATGGCGGAGGCCCTGGAGCGCCTCGGACTGGCACAGAAGCCTTCAGCCTCCCCCCGCACGCCATGA
- the rfbF gene encoding glucose-1-phosphate cytidylyltransferase: MKAVILAGGLGTRLAEETHLKPKPMVEVGGKPILWHILKTYSHFGIQEFVICCGYKGYVIKEYFANYFLHTSDVTFHMDLNHMEIHRKNAEPWKITLVDTGDTTLTGGRLARVREYLDGTFCFTYGDGVADVNIHALIEHHHRQSRLATLTAVQPPGRYGALGIDDSLVHNFQEKPDGDGSWINGGYFVLEPSVIDLIDGDHTVWEQAPLMTLAERGELACYKHQGFWQPMDTLRDRQKLEELWSTGRAPWKVWS, translated from the coding sequence ATGAAAGCCGTCATCCTTGCTGGTGGGCTCGGCACCCGCTTGGCAGAAGAGACACATCTGAAGCCAAAACCGATGGTGGAGGTAGGCGGTAAGCCCATCCTCTGGCATATTTTGAAGACGTACAGTCACTTCGGCATCCAAGAGTTTGTTATTTGCTGTGGCTACAAAGGTTATGTCATCAAGGAGTATTTTGCCAACTACTTCTTGCACACAAGTGATGTAACTTTCCATATGGATCTCAATCATATGGAGATTCACCGTAAAAATGCCGAGCCTTGGAAGATTACCTTGGTGGATACAGGCGATACAACATTAACGGGCGGGCGCCTGGCTAGGGTGCGGGAATATTTGGATGGCACTTTCTGCTTCACTTACGGTGATGGCGTTGCCGATGTAAACATTCATGCCCTGATTGAGCATCACCATCGGCAATCGAGGCTTGCAACCCTCACTGCGGTGCAGCCACCTGGCCGTTATGGCGCCTTGGGAATTGACGATTCGCTTGTCCATAATTTTCAGGAAAAGCCTGATGGTGATGGATCCTGGATCAACGGGGGCTACTTTGTACTGGAGCCATCGGTGATTGATCTTATCGATGGGGATCACACAGTCTGGGAGCAAGCACCACTGATGACTCTTGCGGAGCGTGGAGAACTAGCTTGTTATAAGCATCAGGGATTCTGGCAACCTATGGACACACTTCGTGACCGCCAAAAGCTAGAGGAACTTTGGTCTACTGGACGAGCTCCCTGGAAAGTGTGGTCATGA
- a CDS encoding glycosyltransferase: MESVVVPDAPTKLTLLLTRAACARQQGDHQSAAALYREVLVLAPDHLGARTALTLLQTSGEVEKLEQKLQEALDVQDLSAALAHSTRLRQLPEAPEWTLLRHAHLLRQLGRDSEALAALNPAQVKGPLRAHVLKNRGEILREQGDLHGSLAALQEAVALDPTCPDHAIALGFLQAEVGALDQGLELLHEAERLISDPEAPAQRWLRLLQVYLLHRRGEYETALAIAQGLAADAELGFEARLQVAGLLIRLGDAKAEAALEALHPVGPRQERESLLLRADWLQSQYRHQDALQLLEPLLSEDPLPLAPAEQACLLQVCLLQLQEASSLYLRLRKAKQSSGNRALQLSSRAGLHRGIYEEFNTNRAVGLALRQQTGQPPPHRLHALSQLLAEESESNAAAFSLLLAARQAGHLEPWAGPPAGSGGTAPLIPRRVLQFWQGEELPDSVAVAASSWTQANPGYEHRIWRDEEASQFINERAPERVRQAYAKAASPLLRADLLRLAWLHLEGGVVASLNTRCRHSLDPWLGAGIDGVLYQQSTGFLGTDFMAAMPGQPLVEAMLDLACFLVLGEQGSNSWFLSGPGMLTLCFARYYRQGLADLKAPPPPGLRLLRESHLSQRVSLNLQWPVRIIGTEWHDPADQLQGQARLFNRTRRLPRRRMPASPPLLQGHPGEHRQQRPLILGGGGGHQAVLAPQAQQQQGCWTQAVRQGQIDAVEPRRHRQTGDLGRARGNLDPALQGGLALHRTLLRQIHLQLQRRELQHREGRGLRGEFQHQQVVAIDPAVGMDPLTAGQQAQPLQLQPLHGGKGRPQGAGLQKLGPVLPQQLQQRPLPQHHQGRTIAGRTAAPRLRAERQRLRTVALQQGQPA, from the coding sequence ATGGAGAGCGTGGTGGTGCCCGACGCCCCCACGAAGCTGACGCTACTGCTCACCCGAGCAGCCTGCGCCCGGCAACAGGGTGATCACCAGTCAGCCGCCGCGCTCTACCGCGAGGTGCTGGTCCTGGCACCCGATCACCTGGGGGCCCGCACCGCCCTCACCCTGCTCCAGACCTCCGGTGAGGTTGAGAAGCTGGAGCAGAAGCTGCAGGAGGCGCTGGATGTCCAGGACCTTAGCGCTGCCCTGGCGCACTCCACCCGGCTGCGGCAGCTGCCGGAGGCGCCGGAGTGGACCCTGCTCCGCCATGCCCACCTGCTCCGCCAGCTGGGCAGGGACTCAGAGGCGCTGGCCGCACTCAACCCCGCCCAGGTGAAGGGGCCACTTCGTGCCCACGTGCTCAAGAATCGGGGCGAGATCCTCAGGGAGCAGGGCGACCTGCATGGAAGTCTGGCCGCTCTGCAGGAGGCCGTGGCCCTCGACCCCACCTGCCCCGACCATGCCATCGCCCTCGGTTTCCTGCAAGCCGAGGTGGGCGCCCTCGACCAGGGGCTGGAACTCCTGCACGAGGCCGAACGGCTGATCAGCGACCCCGAAGCGCCGGCGCAGCGGTGGCTGCGCCTGCTGCAGGTGTACCTGCTGCACCGCCGCGGTGAATACGAAACCGCCCTGGCCATCGCCCAGGGGCTCGCCGCAGACGCGGAGCTCGGCTTCGAGGCCAGGCTCCAGGTGGCCGGCCTGCTGATCCGGCTTGGAGACGCCAAGGCGGAAGCCGCCCTCGAGGCGCTCCACCCGGTGGGGCCCCGCCAGGAACGGGAATCCCTGCTGCTTCGGGCCGACTGGCTGCAGAGCCAGTACCGCCACCAGGACGCTCTGCAGCTGCTCGAGCCCCTGCTCAGCGAGGACCCCCTGCCCCTGGCTCCGGCCGAGCAGGCCTGCCTGCTCCAGGTGTGCCTGCTCCAGCTCCAGGAGGCGAGCTCCCTCTACCTGCGGCTGCGCAAGGCCAAGCAGTCGAGCGGCAACCGGGCCTTGCAGCTCTCCTCCCGGGCGGGCCTCCATCGCGGCATCTACGAGGAGTTCAACACCAACCGGGCGGTGGGCCTGGCTCTGCGCCAGCAGACCGGACAGCCCCCACCCCACCGGCTCCATGCTCTCTCCCAGCTGCTCGCGGAAGAGAGTGAGTCGAATGCGGCCGCCTTCTCCCTGCTGCTGGCAGCACGGCAGGCCGGCCACCTCGAACCCTGGGCAGGCCCCCCTGCGGGATCCGGGGGCACCGCCCCGCTGATCCCCCGGCGGGTGCTGCAGTTCTGGCAGGGCGAGGAGCTGCCCGATTCGGTGGCAGTGGCCGCCTCCAGCTGGACCCAGGCCAACCCTGGCTACGAACACCGGATCTGGCGGGATGAGGAAGCAAGCCAGTTCATCAACGAGCGCGCACCGGAGCGCGTGCGTCAGGCCTACGCCAAGGCCGCCAGCCCCCTGCTGCGGGCCGATCTGCTCCGCCTGGCCTGGCTCCACCTGGAGGGGGGGGTGGTGGCCAGCCTCAACACCCGCTGCCGCCACTCCCTCGACCCCTGGCTCGGTGCCGGCATCGATGGCGTGCTCTACCAGCAGAGCACCGGCTTCCTCGGCACGGACTTCATGGCCGCGATGCCGGGACAGCCGCTGGTCGAGGCCATGCTGGACCTCGCCTGTTTTCTGGTGCTGGGCGAGCAGGGATCGAATTCCTGGTTCCTGAGCGGCCCCGGCATGCTCACCCTCTGCTTCGCCCGCTACTACCGGCAGGGGCTGGCCGATCTCAAGGCTCCGCCGCCGCCAGGGCTGCGGTTGCTGCGGGAGTCGCACCTGTCCCAGCGGGTGAGCCTGAACCTCCAATGGCCGGTGCGCATCATCGGAACCGAGTGGCACGATCCTGCCGACCAGCTGCAGGGCCAGGCAAGGCTGTTCAATCGGACGCGGCGTCTCCCCCGGCGCCGGATGCCAGCCTCGCCCCCCCTCCTGCAGGGCCATCCGGGTGAGCACCGCCAACAGCGGCCGCTGATCCTCGGCGGCGGCGGCGGACACCAGGCGGTACTGGCCCCGCAGGCGCAACAGCAGCAAGGATGCTGGACCCAGGCCGTCAGGCAGGGCCAAATCGACGCGGTTGAGCCCCGGCGCCATCGGCAGACTGGTGACTTGGGCCGGGCCCGGGGGAACCTCGATCCGGCACTCCAGGGCGGGCTCGCCCTCCACCGCACTCTGCTCCGGCAGATACACCTCCAGCTGCAGCGCAGGGAGCTGCAGCACAGGGAAGGGCGGGGCCTCAGGGGCGAGTTCCAGCACCAGCAGGTTGTCGCGATCGATCCAGCGGTCGGCATGGACCCCCTGACTGCCGGCCAGCAGGCGCAGCCCCTTCAGCTCCAGCCCCTGCACGGGGGAAAGGGCCGGCCGCAGGGAGCGGGGCTCCAGAAGCTGGGGCCGGTGCTGCCGCAGCAGCTCCAGCAGAGGCCGCTCCCCCAGCACCACCAGGGGCGGACGATCGCCGGCCGCACCGCTGCCCCCAGGCTCAGGGCCGAGCGCCAGCGCCTCCGGACAGTGGCCCTGCAGCAGGGCCAGCCGGCTTAG